A portion of the Candidatus Pristimantibacillus lignocellulolyticus genome contains these proteins:
- a CDS encoding YgzB family protein: MFFKSAKINEFRLWGMIFTLVGMGVMILGTGGILLFGNVGKIIAAFFLVIGLIALLVSVAIYFWAGMMSTSATMLECPECHRQTKMLGKTDRCMFCKTILTLDPEVATTNASDLSADTTNEKAST; the protein is encoded by the coding sequence ATCTTTTTCAAATCAGCAAAAATTAATGAGTTTCGATTATGGGGTATGATTTTCACACTTGTTGGTATGGGTGTCATGATTCTCGGCACAGGTGGTATATTACTATTTGGTAATGTAGGTAAAATTATCGCTGCCTTTTTCTTAGTTATCGGTTTAATTGCATTACTAGTAAGTGTCGCAATCTACTTCTGGGCTGGAATGATGTCTACGAGTGCGACCATGCTAGAATGTCCTGAATGCCATAGACAAACAAAAATGTTAGGAAAAACAGATCGTTGTATGTTTTGTAAAACGATTCTGACACTTGATCCAGAAGTCGCTACTACAAATGCTTCAGACCTTTCTGCTGACACTACAAATGAGAAGGCTAGTACGTAG
- a CDS encoding nucleotidyltransferase-like protein has translation METIKKQLLELYSFRKDVQGLVLMHNMERFPFHTNEYVFYLLVVSTSESVVRKVEHLEINGERVFVRTVHLRELESSSATQNRYNLMDWLMSGEIIADSEQYLDKMKQQIIKFPNKLRDQRKLCEFSGYLETLFQAKRNLSVGNVLDAYSQILISIHHWANIVLIEEGIHPELTVWKQIRKVHPGVYKLYEELIASPETIEQRVELVMLACEFSVMSKMKICCKYLLDIMKEKEEPWSISELQQHPQLHYIVDDITLVVQKLVQGHHLKEVGVLAKEAQDNVIELEYVLSN, from the coding sequence GTGGAAACTATAAAAAAACAATTACTAGAACTTTACTCGTTTAGAAAAGATGTTCAAGGATTAGTTCTTATGCATAATATGGAGAGGTTCCCTTTCCACACAAATGAATATGTATTTTATCTGCTTGTAGTTTCAACAAGTGAGAGTGTCGTTCGTAAGGTTGAACACTTAGAGATCAATGGTGAGAGAGTGTTTGTTAGAACGGTACATCTACGCGAACTAGAAAGTTCTAGTGCTACCCAGAATCGTTACAACTTGATGGATTGGTTAATGTCAGGAGAAATTATTGCGGACAGCGAACAATATTTAGATAAGATGAAGCAACAGATTATTAAGTTTCCTAATAAGCTACGCGATCAACGAAAGCTTTGTGAATTTAGTGGTTACCTTGAAACGTTATTTCAAGCGAAACGTAACCTGTCTGTTGGAAATGTATTAGATGCATACAGTCAAATTTTAATCTCAATACATCACTGGGCTAATATTGTGCTTATAGAAGAAGGGATACATCCAGAGCTTACGGTATGGAAACAGATTCGAAAAGTGCATCCAGGTGTATATAAGTTATATGAAGAACTTATAGCAAGTCCTGAAACTATTGAGCAACGTGTTGAACTAGTTATGTTGGCTTGTGAATTTTCGGTTATGAGTAAGATGAAGATATGTTGTAAGTATCTTCTTGATATTATGAAAGAGAAAGAAGAGCCATGGAGTATAAGTGAATTACAGCAGCATCCTCAACTACATTATATTGTAGATGATATTACGTTAGTTGTTCAAAAACTTGTTCAAGGACATCATTTAAAAGAAGTTGGTGTACTTGCTAAAGAAGCGCAAGATAATGTAATTGAACTTGAATATGTATTGAGTAATTAA
- a CDS encoding glycosyl hydrolase family 18 protein encodes MEPRQFNYVNKRRGFRFNSVIWLFFVIALVATCWIGYVKLVPSFEQNNTSYEFEHPIYYEGDLQASGAVIVDEHVKLPLPLLESILVDSPIYYEEESNTLVLTTVDKVLRFETESLNALLNEKSYELTLTADVVDDTVYIPSEIIEQLYDLHIEYSKLTGIVMAYKGNTSVDTVTVSNEKGSHLRESATIKSPYYKVIETGQQLMVWEQLEGWLRVQTLDGVEGYIKTSHTTSNEAIVYQSNLDEYKGIDHDLSGQKINLTWEAIYNKQPNYVDMPAMEGVNVVSPTWFELVDDTGKIKGKATHEYIEWAHSRGYQIWALFSNGFEPDQTSEVLASAEKRFFMIQQLLAFAELYQLEGINIDFENVYTKDKENLVQFVKELTPIMHEQGLVVSIDVTPKSSSDMWSVFLDREALGKIVDYMIVMAYDEHWAASPKSGSVASLPWVESSITRILEEDGVPPEKLILAMPLYTRLWSEVNQEDGSVKVSSKAIGMKRSDEIIAEQSLEPKLDEVSGQNYVEYVEEGIKQRIWLEDELSIASRVNLVHKYNLAGVATWARSFQKPSIWPVIKETLFK; translated from the coding sequence TTGGAACCTAGACAATTTAATTATGTAAATAAGCGAAGAGGTTTTCGTTTTAATAGTGTTATATGGCTGTTTTTCGTTATTGCATTAGTTGCAACATGTTGGATTGGTTATGTAAAGCTTGTTCCTTCGTTTGAACAAAACAATACTTCTTATGAGTTTGAACACCCGATCTATTATGAAGGGGATCTCCAAGCTTCTGGTGCAGTTATTGTAGATGAACATGTAAAACTTCCATTACCTTTACTAGAATCTATATTAGTAGACTCTCCAATATACTATGAAGAAGAAAGTAATACTTTAGTATTAACAACTGTTGATAAAGTATTGCGATTTGAAACAGAATCACTTAATGCACTATTGAATGAGAAATCTTATGAATTAACTTTAACGGCAGATGTCGTTGACGATACAGTGTATATTCCATCAGAAATTATTGAACAATTATATGATCTTCATATCGAATATTCAAAATTAACAGGCATTGTTATGGCCTATAAAGGTAATACCTCTGTAGATACAGTTACTGTTTCCAATGAGAAAGGTAGTCATCTACGGGAATCAGCTACGATTAAAAGCCCTTATTACAAAGTAATAGAAACAGGACAACAACTTATGGTGTGGGAGCAACTAGAAGGTTGGCTTCGCGTCCAAACATTAGATGGTGTTGAGGGATATATTAAAACATCTCATACTACTAGTAATGAGGCGATTGTATACCAAAGTAATTTAGATGAGTATAAAGGGATAGACCATGATTTATCAGGACAAAAGATTAATTTGACGTGGGAAGCGATATACAATAAGCAACCCAATTATGTAGATATGCCGGCAATGGAAGGAGTGAATGTAGTAAGTCCGACCTGGTTTGAACTTGTTGATGATACTGGAAAAATCAAAGGTAAAGCTACTCATGAATATATAGAGTGGGCCCACTCTCGAGGGTATCAAATTTGGGCCTTGTTCAGTAATGGATTTGAGCCTGATCAGACGAGTGAAGTGCTTGCTAGTGCTGAAAAGAGATTTTTCATGATTCAGCAATTACTTGCATTTGCCGAACTATATCAACTTGAAGGTATTAATATCGATTTTGAAAATGTCTATACGAAAGACAAAGAAAATCTTGTGCAATTCGTTAAAGAATTAACTCCAATCATGCATGAACAAGGGCTAGTTGTCTCAATAGATGTTACGCCCAAGTCTTCAAGTGATATGTGGTCAGTATTTCTAGATCGCGAAGCACTAGGTAAAATCGTTGATTATATGATTGTTATGGCATATGACGAACATTGGGCAGCAAGTCCAAAGTCTGGCTCAGTGGCTTCTCTTCCTTGGGTTGAGAGTTCGATTACTCGGATTCTCGAAGAAGATGGCGTTCCTCCTGAGAAGTTAATTTTAGCTATGCCATTATATACTCGATTATGGTCTGAGGTGAATCAGGAAGATGGTTCTGTGAAAGTGAGTTCTAAAGCAATTGGGATGAAGCGTTCCGATGAGATTATTGCTGAACAGTCATTAGAGCCAAAGTTAGATGAAGTTAGTGGTCAAAATTATGTTGAGTATGTTGAAGAAGGTATTAAGCAACGTATATGGCTAGAGGATGAACTTTCGATTGCTAGTCGAGTTAATCTTGTGCACAAATATAATCTTGCTGGTGTAGCAACTTGGGCGAGGTCGTTCCAGAAGCCGTCTATTTGGCCAGTAATCAAAGAAACATTATTCAAATAG
- a CDS encoding transcriptional repressor produces the protein MITNVQLALEQLKTNGVRMTPQRHAILSFLMDTHSHPTADDIYKALSPTYPSMSVATIYNNLRLFVEAGLIRELTYGDDSSRFDADLSDHYHAICKCCGSIVDFVHPPLLDVERVASASTGFIVQGHRMEIYGICQKCSSTQLKY, from the coding sequence ATGATTACTAACGTGCAATTAGCTTTAGAGCAATTGAAAACTAATGGCGTTCGAATGACCCCGCAGCGACACGCGATATTAAGTTTTCTGATGGATACGCATTCGCATCCTACTGCTGATGATATATACAAGGCTTTATCACCTACTTATCCTAGCATGAGCGTTGCAACTATTTATAACAACTTACGTCTATTCGTAGAAGCGGGGTTAATACGCGAATTAACCTATGGCGATGATTCTAGTCGCTTCGATGCGGATTTATCAGATCACTATCATGCAATTTGCAAATGTTGCGGGTCAATCGTAGATTTTGTTCATCCTCCATTACTTGATGTGGAGCGTGTAGCTTCTGCAAGTACAGGATTTATTGTTCAAGGACATCGAATGGAAATATATGGTATTTGTCAAAAATGCAGCAGTACTCAACTTAAGTATTAA